From Carassius auratus strain Wakin chromosome 1, ASM336829v1, whole genome shotgun sequence, the proteins below share one genomic window:
- the LOC113067577 gene encoding transmembrane protease serine 3 isoform X1 translates to MRGESRVMLRPRQQERRSGPFQKEEAVRRGYDQPLLWAVHAGITDQPLSGSGALSVEKIIYHANYRPREMHYNIALVKIKLPLSFNDQVAPICLPSYGESFEDGQMCLISGWGATVDGGEASVSIHTARVPLLSSRVCCGLGLTPWNICAGFSEGGAGTCQVQHLCIIITKSYNSHYSNSQSLVEPLVFCLQGDNGGPLACQGSGWTLVGAASWAESCGQKNKPGIYTSTKRRATATLSISWWMSFCWTACTYFQT, encoded by the exons ATGAGAGGAGAGAGCAGAGTCATGCTTCGTCCCAGACAGCAGGAGAGACGGAGCGGCCCGTTTCAGAAGGAGGAAGCGGTCAGGAGAGG CTATGATCAGCCACTGTTATGGGCCGTGCATGCTGGGATAACAGACCAGCCATTGAGTGGATCTGGGGCTCTCTCTGTGGAGAAAATCATCTACCATGCCAACTACAGGCCAAGAGAAATGCACTACAACATAGCGCTTGTAAAGATTAAACTACCTCTGTCTTTCAATG ATCAAGTAGCACCCATCTGTTTGCCCAGTTATGGCGAGAGCTTTGAGGATGGACAGATGTGTTTGATCTCAGGCTGGGGAGCCACAGTGGATGGTG GAGAGGCCAGTGTGTCCATTCATACCGCTCGGGTCCCGTTACTGTCCAGCAGAGTCTGCTGCGGACTGGGTCTGACTCCCTGGAACATCTGTGCAGGATTCTCAGAGGGTGGTGCTGGGACATGTCAGGTACAGCATCTGTGTATTATCATCACAAAGAGCTACAACAGTCATTATTCAAATAGCCAATCTTTAGTTGAACCCCTAGTTTTCTGTCTGCAGGGGGACAACGGAGGGCCGCTGGCCTGTCAGGGGTCCGGGTGGACATTGGTGGGGGCAGCCAGCTGGGCAGAGAGCTgtggacaaaaaaacaaaccagGGATTTACACCAGCACAA aaAGAAGAGCAACAGCAACACTGAGCATCTCGTGGTGGATGAGCTTCTGCTGGACTGCATGCACATACTTCCAGACCTAA
- the LOC113067577 gene encoding transmembrane protease serine 3 isoform X3, whose amino-acid sequence MRGESRVMLRPRQQERRSGPFQKEEAVRRGYDQPLLWAVHAGITDQPLSGSGALSVEKIIYHANYRPREMHYNIALVKIKLPLSFNDQVAPICLPSYGESFEDGQMCLISGWGATVDGGEASVSIHTARVPLLSSRVCCGLGLTPWNICAGFSEGGAGTCQGDNGGPLACQGSGWTLVGAASWAESCGQKNKPGIYTSTKRRATATLSISWWMSFCWTACTYFQT is encoded by the exons ATGAGAGGAGAGAGCAGAGTCATGCTTCGTCCCAGACAGCAGGAGAGACGGAGCGGCCCGTTTCAGAAGGAGGAAGCGGTCAGGAGAGG CTATGATCAGCCACTGTTATGGGCCGTGCATGCTGGGATAACAGACCAGCCATTGAGTGGATCTGGGGCTCTCTCTGTGGAGAAAATCATCTACCATGCCAACTACAGGCCAAGAGAAATGCACTACAACATAGCGCTTGTAAAGATTAAACTACCTCTGTCTTTCAATG ATCAAGTAGCACCCATCTGTTTGCCCAGTTATGGCGAGAGCTTTGAGGATGGACAGATGTGTTTGATCTCAGGCTGGGGAGCCACAGTGGATGGTG GAGAGGCCAGTGTGTCCATTCATACCGCTCGGGTCCCGTTACTGTCCAGCAGAGTCTGCTGCGGACTGGGTCTGACTCCCTGGAACATCTGTGCAGGATTCTCAGAGGGTGGTGCTGGGACATGTCAG GGGGACAACGGAGGGCCGCTGGCCTGTCAGGGGTCCGGGTGGACATTGGTGGGGGCAGCCAGCTGGGCAGAGAGCTgtggacaaaaaaacaaaccagGGATTTACACCAGCACAA aaAGAAGAGCAACAGCAACACTGAGCATCTCGTGGTGGATGAGCTTCTGCTGGACTGCATGCACATACTTCCAGACCTAA
- the LOC113067577 gene encoding transmembrane protease serine 3 isoform X2, with amino-acid sequence MRGESRVMLRPRQQERRSGPFQKEEAVRRGYDQPLLWAVHAGITDQPLSGSGALSVEKIIYHANYRPREMHYNIALVKIKLPLSFNDQVAPICLPSYGESFEDGQMCLISGWGATVDGGEASVSIHTARVPLLSSRVCCGLGLTPWNICAGFSEGGAGTCQVQHLCIIITKSYNSHYSNSQSLVEPLVFCLQGDNGGPLACQGSGWTLVGAASWAESCGQKNKPGIYTSTSKAFAWIQQQMEKEEQQQH; translated from the exons ATGAGAGGAGAGAGCAGAGTCATGCTTCGTCCCAGACAGCAGGAGAGACGGAGCGGCCCGTTTCAGAAGGAGGAAGCGGTCAGGAGAGG CTATGATCAGCCACTGTTATGGGCCGTGCATGCTGGGATAACAGACCAGCCATTGAGTGGATCTGGGGCTCTCTCTGTGGAGAAAATCATCTACCATGCCAACTACAGGCCAAGAGAAATGCACTACAACATAGCGCTTGTAAAGATTAAACTACCTCTGTCTTTCAATG ATCAAGTAGCACCCATCTGTTTGCCCAGTTATGGCGAGAGCTTTGAGGATGGACAGATGTGTTTGATCTCAGGCTGGGGAGCCACAGTGGATGGTG GAGAGGCCAGTGTGTCCATTCATACCGCTCGGGTCCCGTTACTGTCCAGCAGAGTCTGCTGCGGACTGGGTCTGACTCCCTGGAACATCTGTGCAGGATTCTCAGAGGGTGGTGCTGGGACATGTCAGGTACAGCATCTGTGTATTATCATCACAAAGAGCTACAACAGTCATTATTCAAATAGCCAATCTTTAGTTGAACCCCTAGTTTTCTGTCTGCAGGGGGACAACGGAGGGCCGCTGGCCTGTCAGGGGTCCGGGTGGACATTGGTGGGGGCAGCCAGCTGGGCAGAGAGCTgtggacaaaaaaacaaaccagGGATTTACACCAGCACAAGTAAAGCTTTCGCATGGATTCAGCAACAAATGGag aaAGAAGAGCAACAGCAACACTGA
- the LOC113067577 gene encoding transmembrane protease serine 3 isoform X4 yields MRGESRVMLRPRQQERRSGPFQKEEAVRRGYDQPLLWAVHAGITDQPLSGSGALSVEKIIYHANYRPREMHYNIALVKIKLPLSFNDQVAPICLPSYGESFEDGQMCLISGWGATVDGGEASVSIHTARVPLLSSRVCCGLGLTPWNICAGFSEGGAGTCQGDNGGPLACQGSGWTLVGAASWAESCGQKNKPGIYTSTSKAFAWIQQQMEKEEQQQH; encoded by the exons ATGAGAGGAGAGAGCAGAGTCATGCTTCGTCCCAGACAGCAGGAGAGACGGAGCGGCCCGTTTCAGAAGGAGGAAGCGGTCAGGAGAGG CTATGATCAGCCACTGTTATGGGCCGTGCATGCTGGGATAACAGACCAGCCATTGAGTGGATCTGGGGCTCTCTCTGTGGAGAAAATCATCTACCATGCCAACTACAGGCCAAGAGAAATGCACTACAACATAGCGCTTGTAAAGATTAAACTACCTCTGTCTTTCAATG ATCAAGTAGCACCCATCTGTTTGCCCAGTTATGGCGAGAGCTTTGAGGATGGACAGATGTGTTTGATCTCAGGCTGGGGAGCCACAGTGGATGGTG GAGAGGCCAGTGTGTCCATTCATACCGCTCGGGTCCCGTTACTGTCCAGCAGAGTCTGCTGCGGACTGGGTCTGACTCCCTGGAACATCTGTGCAGGATTCTCAGAGGGTGGTGCTGGGACATGTCAG GGGGACAACGGAGGGCCGCTGGCCTGTCAGGGGTCCGGGTGGACATTGGTGGGGGCAGCCAGCTGGGCAGAGAGCTgtggacaaaaaaacaaaccagGGATTTACACCAGCACAAGTAAAGCTTTCGCATGGATTCAGCAACAAATGGag aaAGAAGAGCAACAGCAACACTGA